One window of the Pirellulales bacterium genome contains the following:
- a CDS encoding aconitase family protein, with protein MSPAPRSADPFGAKTTLNTGSGTALLYRLSKLEDAGLGSISALPFFIRILLEAVLRNCDGYSVTEADVKNLAAWNAEKPAELEIPFKPARVVLQDFTGVPCVVDLAAMRSAMQRLGGDPKKINPLVPVDLVIDHSIQVDYFGAANALDLNVDLEFARNQERYEFLRWGQKAFNNFRVVPPNIGIVHQVNLEYLAKVAFVRKIDGEDVALPDSLVGTDSHTTMINGLGVVGWGVGGIEAEANMLGQPLYMLMPEVIGFEITGEMQPTITATDLVLTVTQIL; from the coding sequence ATGAGCCCCGCCCCACGGTCTGCTGATCCCTTTGGAGCAAAAACCACGTTGAACACCGGCAGCGGCACGGCGCTGTTGTACCGCTTGTCGAAACTGGAAGACGCCGGCCTCGGGAGCATTTCGGCGTTGCCGTTTTTCATCCGCATTTTGCTGGAAGCCGTGCTTCGCAATTGCGATGGCTATTCGGTGACCGAAGCCGACGTGAAAAATCTGGCCGCCTGGAACGCCGAAAAGCCCGCGGAGTTGGAAATACCCTTCAAGCCCGCCCGCGTGGTGCTGCAAGATTTTACCGGAGTGCCCTGCGTGGTCGATTTGGCGGCCATGCGCAGCGCCATGCAGAGGTTAGGCGGCGATCCTAAAAAAATCAATCCGTTGGTGCCGGTCGATTTGGTCATCGACCATTCCATTCAGGTCGATTATTTCGGGGCTGCCAACGCGCTGGATTTGAATGTCGATTTGGAATTTGCCCGCAACCAGGAGCGCTACGAGTTCCTCCGCTGGGGACAAAAGGCGTTCAACAATTTTCGGGTCGTGCCGCCGAACATTGGAATTGTGCATCAGGTGAATTTGGAATATTTGGCCAAGGTGGCCTTCGTGCGCAAAATTGACGGCGAAGATGTCGCCCTGCCCGATTCGCTGGTCGGCACCGATAGCCACACCACAATGATCAACGGCTTAGGCGTGGTAGGCTGGGGCGTGGGGGGCATCGAGGCCGAAGCCAACATGCTGGGCCAGCCCTTGTACATGCTCATGCCGGAAGTCATCGGCTTCGAGATCACGGGCGAAATGCAGCCGACGATTACCGCGACCGACCTGGTCCTGACCGTTACGCAAATTCTGC
- a CDS encoding AAA family ATPase, giving the protein MADRSSTVQELLSRLTKSAGEHAGADSWAAVEATTPDHTRAKSAAAAQVNQQRQEKLNQLLGRIADLTGQTAEQSTAASSAANPAAGEDFVPLEPTSYHEAMLSESEVEALVLKFLLSRGDAAGRDIAEQLKLPFALIEELLRQLKQDQLVFHRGSAAMNDYQFQLAELGRERARRLSEHCTYFGSAPVHLKHYVASVQAQSLMRQRPTVQSLREAFDDLLISQKMMGRLGPAINSGRGLFLYGAAGNGKTSIAERITKAFGQYIWIPRSIGVDGEIIRLYDPSNHEVAPLENQQGLLNNKKIDSRWIRIRRPTIVVGGELTMDNLEVTLNTATGISEAPMQMKSNCGTLVIDDFGRQRMSIDELLNRWIMPLEKRYDYLNLASGKKIQVPFDQLIIFSTNLEPKDLVDDAFLRRIPYKIEVVDPTEDEFRELFKLMCPRMGFEYREETVNYVLEKHYKQQQRPFRCCQPRDLLLQVRNYCSFHDLPLTLSNEYFDFAVENYFAVM; this is encoded by the coding sequence ATGGCCGATCGTTCTTCTACCGTGCAGGAATTGCTCAGCCGGCTTACCAAGTCCGCGGGCGAGCATGCCGGGGCCGATTCTTGGGCTGCCGTTGAAGCCACGACGCCCGATCATACCCGAGCCAAATCTGCGGCGGCCGCGCAAGTGAATCAGCAGCGGCAGGAAAAGCTCAATCAGCTGCTGGGGCGCATCGCAGACCTCACGGGACAAACCGCCGAGCAAAGCACGGCCGCCTCGTCTGCCGCCAATCCGGCGGCGGGCGAAGATTTCGTGCCGCTGGAACCCACTTCGTACCACGAAGCAATGCTCTCGGAAAGCGAAGTGGAAGCGCTGGTTTTAAAATTTCTGCTCTCCCGGGGCGATGCCGCGGGGCGCGATATTGCCGAACAACTCAAGCTGCCGTTCGCGCTGATTGAAGAACTGCTGCGCCAATTGAAGCAAGACCAGTTGGTGTTTCATCGCGGGTCGGCCGCGATGAACGATTATCAATTCCAATTGGCGGAATTGGGACGCGAACGGGCCCGGCGGCTGTCGGAGCATTGCACGTACTTCGGCTCGGCGCCGGTCCATTTGAAGCATTACGTGGCCAGCGTCCAGGCGCAATCGCTCATGCGGCAACGTCCCACGGTGCAAAGCTTACGGGAAGCCTTTGACGACTTGCTGATCAGCCAAAAAATGATGGGGCGGCTGGGACCGGCCATCAATTCCGGCCGCGGGCTGTTCCTGTACGGCGCGGCAGGCAACGGCAAAACCAGCATTGCCGAACGCATTACCAAAGCTTTTGGACAGTACATTTGGATTCCGCGCTCCATTGGCGTGGATGGGGAAATCATTCGGCTGTACGACCCCAGCAACCACGAAGTGGCCCCGCTGGAAAATCAGCAGGGGTTGCTCAACAACAAAAAAATTGACTCCCGCTGGATTCGCATTCGCCGGCCAACCATTGTCGTCGGCGGCGAGCTGACGATGGACAACCTGGAGGTTACGCTCAACACCGCCACGGGCATCAGCGAAGCGCCCATGCAAATGAAAAGCAATTGCGGCACGCTGGTCATCGACGATTTTGGCCGCCAGCGCATGAGCATCGATGAATTATTGAATCGCTGGATTATGCCGCTGGAAAAGCGCTACGATTATTTAAACCTGGCCAGCGGCAAGAAAATTCAAGTGCCGTTCGATCAGTTGATTATCTTTTCGACCAACCTGGAGCCGAAGGACCTGGTCGACGACGCCTTTCTGCGGCGCATTCCTTACAAAATTGAAGTTGTTGATCCGACGGAAGATGAATTCCGTGAGTTGTTCAAGCTGATGTGCCCGCGAATGGGCTTTGAATATCGCGAGGAAACGGTCAACTACGTGCTGGAAAAGCACTACAAACAGCAGCAGCGGCCTTTCCGCTGTTGCCAGCCGCGCGACCTGCTGTTGCAAGTGCGCAATTACTGCTCGTTCCACGATCTGCCGTTGACGTTGTCGAACGAGTACTTCGATTTCGCCGTGGAGAATTACTTCGCGGTGATGTAA
- a CDS encoding response regulator translates to MKSKAAQLDAEIQAGAAELFAAHQQQIYVRTDRLFAALMLLQYIASIAAACWLSPRAWSGPLSQVHIHVWAAVIVGGMITAFPVLLAMTCPGKVFTRHVIAAAQMLTSALLIHLTGGRIETHFHVFGSLAFLAVYRDWKVLVTATVVVATDHLLRGIFWPESVYGVLSASWFRTLEHASWVLFEDVILIRAIYQSTCEMHEMAIRTAELKSTNMRIEQTVTERTAELRSNQSELMHAKEAAEAASRAKSEFLANMSHEIRTPLNGIVGMTELALDTQLSAGQREYLDTVKSCADSLLTVINDILDFSKIEAGKLHMEQLSFNLPDLMGNTCKTLGLRAHQKGLELACRVGADVPEHMVGDPGRLRQVLVNLIGNAIKFTKQGEVIVQVEVAARNDQSVQLQFSVTDTGIGISPEKQDVIFRAFEQADTSTTRTYGGTGLGLAISSKLIGLMQGRIWIESELARGSTFHFTANFNFDRDAALQNTARSTGPLKNVRVLVVDDNETNRRILAEVLHRWGMQATLVPGGPEALAALDRAMDRGQPFSMVLLDAQMPAMDGFMLVERIKANPRLKETILMMLSSAAQHTDMQTCRKLGVAAYLTKPIKQSELLDAILLLLDPIQADPKLNPPPASAANGQAPAAAASRWNILLAEDNPVNQRVASGILEKRGHTVMAVENGLEALQAVKVQRFDLVLMDLQMPEMDGFAATAAIRALEPSTGRHLPIVAMTARAMKGDRECCLQAGMDGYISKPVNPKELLATIEELMSKRTTAATSTQPANNLADQETFSVKQSSATPTAASGAAARAATILPAINFTALLERVENDTTLLEEMIGLYLESSPRLVTEIEAGVDRQDAPTIQRAAHTLKGALQNLSADGGAAAALNLEKQGRSGDLNGAKQSLSDLKAELDRLQFELTRWTQETCA, encoded by the coding sequence ATGAAATCAAAAGCTGCCCAACTCGATGCCGAAATTCAAGCTGGCGCGGCGGAATTGTTTGCCGCCCACCAGCAGCAAATCTATGTGCGAACCGATCGATTGTTTGCCGCGCTGATGCTGCTGCAGTATATCGCCAGCATCGCCGCGGCCTGCTGGCTCTCGCCGCGCGCCTGGTCAGGCCCGCTCAGCCAGGTGCACATTCATGTTTGGGCGGCGGTGATCGTGGGCGGAATGATTACTGCCTTCCCCGTGCTGCTGGCGATGACTTGTCCGGGCAAGGTTTTCACGCGGCACGTGATTGCCGCGGCCCAAATGTTGACCTCGGCCTTGCTGATTCACCTGACGGGCGGACGGATTGAAACGCACTTTCACGTGTTCGGCTCGCTGGCGTTCTTGGCCGTTTATCGCGACTGGAAAGTGCTGGTGACCGCCACGGTGGTCGTGGCCACCGATCACCTGCTACGCGGAATTTTTTGGCCCGAATCGGTGTATGGCGTGCTGAGCGCTAGTTGGTTTCGCACCCTGGAGCACGCCAGTTGGGTGCTGTTTGAAGACGTGATTTTAATCCGCGCGATTTATCAAAGCACGTGCGAGATGCACGAAATGGCGATCCGCACGGCGGAATTGAAATCCACGAACATGCGGATCGAGCAAACCGTGACTGAACGCACGGCCGAGCTGCGGTCCAACCAATCGGAATTAATGCACGCCAAGGAAGCCGCCGAAGCTGCCAGCCGCGCCAAAAGCGAATTCCTGGCCAACATGAGCCACGAAATCCGCACGCCGCTCAACGGCATTGTCGGCATGACGGAGTTGGCGCTCGACACCCAACTGAGCGCCGGCCAACGCGAATATTTAGATACCGTTAAATCCTGCGCCGACTCTTTGCTGACCGTCATCAACGACATTCTCGATTTCTCCAAAATCGAGGCCGGCAAGCTGCACATGGAGCAACTCAGCTTTAATTTACCCGACCTCATGGGCAACACCTGCAAAACGCTGGGGTTGCGGGCGCATCAGAAGGGCTTGGAACTGGCTTGCCGCGTGGGAGCCGACGTGCCGGAGCACATGGTCGGCGATCCGGGCCGCTTGCGACAAGTGCTCGTGAATTTAATCGGCAACGCCATTAAATTCACCAAGCAAGGCGAAGTCATCGTGCAGGTGGAAGTGGCCGCGCGGAACGATCAATCGGTGCAACTGCAGTTCAGCGTCACCGATACGGGCATTGGCATTTCGCCAGAAAAGCAAGACGTTATTTTCAGAGCGTTCGAGCAAGCGGATACCTCGACCACCCGCACGTATGGCGGCACCGGCTTAGGATTAGCCATTTCGTCCAAGCTGATTGGCTTAATGCAGGGCCGAATTTGGATCGAAAGCGAGCTGGCGCGCGGCAGCACATTTCATTTCACCGCCAACTTCAATTTCGATCGCGATGCGGCGCTGCAAAACACGGCCCGCTCCACCGGCCCGTTGAAAAACGTGCGGGTGCTGGTGGTCGACGACAACGAAACGAACCGCCGCATTTTGGCCGAGGTGCTGCACCGTTGGGGCATGCAGGCCACGCTGGTTCCCGGAGGCCCCGAAGCCCTGGCCGCACTGGACCGGGCCATGGACCGCGGACAGCCGTTTTCGATGGTGCTGCTCGATGCCCAAATGCCGGCGATGGACGGCTTCATGCTGGTCGAGCGGATCAAAGCCAATCCTCGGCTGAAGGAAACAATTTTAATGATGCTGTCTTCGGCCGCGCAACACACCGACATGCAAACTTGCCGCAAATTGGGCGTGGCTGCGTATTTGACCAAGCCCATCAAACAGTCCGAACTGCTCGATGCGATCCTGCTGTTGCTGGATCCAATCCAGGCAGATCCTAAATTGAATCCACCGCCAGCCTCCGCGGCCAATGGCCAAGCGCCCGCCGCCGCGGCGTCGCGCTGGAACATTCTGCTGGCGGAAGATAATCCCGTCAATCAACGGGTGGCAAGCGGCATTTTGGAGAAGCGCGGCCACACGGTCATGGCGGTCGAAAATGGCCTGGAAGCCCTGCAGGCGGTTAAAGTGCAACGCTTTGATTTGGTGCTCATGGATTTGCAGATGCCGGAAATGGACGGCTTCGCCGCGACCGCCGCCATTCGGGCCCTGGAACCAAGCACCGGCCGGCATTTACCCATCGTCGCCATGACCGCCCGGGCGATGAAAGGGGACCGAGAATGCTGCTTGCAAGCCGGCATGGATGGTTACATTTCCAAGCCTGTCAATCCCAAGGAATTATTGGCCACCATTGAGGAACTTATGTCGAAACGAACCACCGCCGCCACGTCGACGCAGCCCGCGAATAATTTGGCAGATCAGGAAACATTCTCGGTCAAGCAATCGTCTGCAACGCCAACTGCAGCGTCGGGAGCCGCCGCAAGGGCCGCCACAATTTTGCCAGCGATCAATTTTACCGCCCTGCTGGAGCGGGTCGAAAACGACACCACCTTGCTGGAGGAAATGATCGGCCTGTACTTGGAAAGCTCGCCGCGGTTGGTGACCGAAATTGAAGCCGGCGTGGATCGCCAAGATGCCCCCACCATTCAGCGCGCCGCCCACACGTTGAAAGGGGCTTTGCAAAATCTTAGCGCCGATGGCGGCGCTGCAGCCGCGCTGAATCTGGAAAAGCAAGGCCGCAGCGGCGACTTGAACGGCGCCAAGCAATCGCTCTCGGATTTGAAAGCCGAGCTCGATCGGCTCCAGTTCGAACTAACTCGCTGGACGCAGGAGACATGCGCGTGA
- a CDS encoding diguanylate cyclase, with amino-acid sequence MKVLVADDEAVSRKLLESTLRRWGYEVVVACDGLEAFRILQEVDAPKLAILDWLMPGLDGVQICREIRQLRSEPYTYILLLTGKNTKYDVIEGLDAGADDYVIKPYDARELQVRLRTGKRILYLQEQLIAARETLRDQATHDALTGLWNRAATFEMLANELARQQRHGGSIGVVLVDLDRFKLINDDYGHLIGDEALRSAAKAMQGCTRRYDAVGRFGGEEFILVLPGCDSMNALSHAERMRVAIEQIAIETPRGPVGVTASLGVAVACPDQTTDAVSLIRAADAALYQAKNNGRNRVEFANSEDFSAASCS; translated from the coding sequence GTGAAAGTTCTTGTTGCCGATGATGAAGCCGTCTCCAGAAAACTTCTGGAAAGCACGCTGCGCCGCTGGGGATACGAAGTGGTTGTCGCCTGCGACGGCCTGGAAGCCTTTCGCATTCTCCAGGAAGTCGATGCGCCCAAGCTCGCCATTCTCGACTGGCTAATGCCCGGCCTCGATGGCGTGCAAATCTGCCGCGAAATTCGCCAACTCCGCTCCGAGCCGTACACGTACATTTTGCTCCTCACGGGCAAAAACACCAAATACGACGTGATTGAAGGGCTCGACGCCGGCGCCGATGATTATGTCATTAAGCCGTACGATGCCCGAGAGTTGCAAGTCCGCCTGCGAACGGGCAAGCGCATTTTGTATTTGCAGGAGCAGCTCATCGCGGCCCGCGAAACCCTCCGCGACCAGGCCACGCACGATGCCCTTACCGGCCTGTGGAATCGGGCAGCGACGTTCGAAATGCTGGCCAATGAGCTGGCTCGCCAGCAGCGACACGGTGGATCGATTGGCGTGGTGCTGGTCGACTTGGATCGCTTCAAGCTAATCAACGACGACTATGGCCATTTAATTGGCGACGAAGCGCTCCGTTCCGCAGCCAAGGCCATGCAAGGTTGCACCCGCCGCTACGATGCGGTGGGGCGCTTCGGCGGCGAAGAATTCATTTTGGTATTGCCCGGCTGCGACAGCATGAATGCCCTTAGTCACGCCGAGCGGATGCGCGTGGCCATTGAGCAAATTGCCATCGAAACGCCACGCGGTCCGGTCGGTGTGACGGCCAGTTTGGGCGTGGCCGTGGCGTGTCCCGATCAAACCACCGACGCGGTCAGCCTGATCCGCGCCGCCGACGCGGCGTTGTATCAGGCCAAAAACAACGGCCGCAACCGGGTGGAATTCGCCAATAGCGAAGATTTCAGCGCCGCCAGTTGCAGTTAA
- the dcd gene encoding dCTP deaminase, which translates to MILTGNEIRQQLGGNIVIDPFNARNLNPNSYNLALHHELMTYEEVVLDMRKANRVRRIEIPEEGLILSPNQLYLGRTVERTETHNLVPMIEGRSSVGRLGLFVHVTAGFGDVGFCGYWTLEMFAVQPVRIYPRVPICQIFYHQVCGEITEYQSDKYQHNRDIQPSLLFKELNPEEQRDPQLKLEFGMERSH; encoded by the coding sequence ATGATTCTGACGGGCAACGAAATTCGCCAGCAATTGGGCGGGAACATCGTGATCGATCCGTTCAATGCGCGAAATCTTAACCCCAACAGCTACAACCTGGCGTTGCATCACGAATTGATGACGTACGAGGAAGTGGTGCTCGACATGCGCAAGGCCAACCGGGTGCGGCGCATCGAAATTCCAGAAGAAGGGCTGATTCTTAGCCCGAACCAACTGTATTTGGGCCGCACGGTGGAGCGGACCGAAACGCACAATTTAGTGCCCATGATTGAAGGGCGCTCCAGCGTGGGCCGGCTGGGGCTGTTTGTGCACGTTACGGCGGGCTTTGGCGACGTTGGGTTTTGCGGCTACTGGACGCTGGAGATGTTTGCCGTGCAGCCGGTGCGAATTTATCCGCGCGTGCCGATCTGCCAAATTTTTTATCACCAGGTGTGCGGTGAAATTACGGAATACCAAAGCGACAAATATCAGCACAACCGCGACATTCAGCCGAGCCTGTTATTCAAAGAGCTCAATCCGGAAGAGCAGCGCGATCCGCAGCTCAAGCTGGAATTTGGGATGGAGCGCTCGCACTAA
- the nth gene encoding endonuclease III: MAVASAQDAKRRAAKIAKLLAAEYASAKCALNFSTPLELLIATILSAQCTDVRVNMVTPVLFKKYPTAAALAAANRTDLEKTIQSTGFFRNKAKSIQECCRKLVEEHNSKVPQSLEELVKLPGVGRKTANVVLGTAYGIASGVVVDTHVSRLAHRLGLTKHSDAVKIERDLMPLLPEGQWIDFSHRLIHHGRRICTARKPRCEDCVLNVVCPKIGVKKQAAGGRVVSSRGLRVGGAKASTSARGTASGRGRRS, encoded by the coding sequence ATGGCTGTCGCCAGCGCACAGGACGCGAAACGTCGGGCCGCAAAAATCGCCAAGCTGCTGGCGGCGGAGTACGCAAGCGCCAAGTGTGCTTTGAACTTTTCCACTCCGCTGGAATTGCTGATCGCCACCATTCTTTCTGCGCAGTGCACTGACGTGCGGGTGAATATGGTCACGCCCGTGCTGTTCAAAAAATATCCCACCGCGGCGGCGTTGGCAGCGGCGAATCGGACGGACCTGGAAAAGACAATTCAAAGCACCGGCTTTTTTCGCAACAAGGCCAAAAGCATTCAAGAGTGCTGCCGCAAGCTGGTGGAGGAGCACAACAGCAAAGTTCCGCAATCGCTGGAGGAATTGGTGAAATTGCCTGGCGTGGGGCGCAAAACGGCCAATGTGGTGCTGGGCACAGCATATGGAATTGCTTCTGGCGTGGTGGTCGATACCCACGTCAGCCGGCTTGCTCATCGCCTAGGTTTGACGAAACACTCCGACGCGGTGAAAATTGAGCGCGACCTGATGCCGCTGTTGCCCGAGGGCCAGTGGATTGATTTCAGCCATCGGCTGATTCATCATGGGCGTCGAATTTGCACGGCCCGTAAGCCCCGGTGCGAGGATTGCGTGCTGAACGTGGTTTGCCCGAAAATTGGAGTCAAAAAGCAGGCCGCCGGCGGCCGGGTAGTTTCCTCCCGGGGATTGCGCGTCGGCGGAGCGAAAGCCAGTACGTCCGCCAGGGGAACTGCATCTGGCCGTGGACGGCGCAGCTAA
- a CDS encoding Bax inhibitor-1 family protein, producing MSFGDNPNQISQSSVWGNVAARAELNERADFIKKTYLHLLGAVLAFCALEFAYFHINTGQAGQDSTLAESLAGMMMGNGRGGWLIVLLLFMGVAWLANYWAMSSTSVGMQYAGLGLYVVAESIIFAPLLFIASTPQFGGANVIPTAGLITLIMFAGLTVAVFATGHDFSFLRTALFVGGFAALGFIACGALFGFNMGNLFTVAMIVLASGYILYDTSNVLYHYRIGQHVAASLALFASVALLFWYILRLVMSMQRR from the coding sequence ATGAGCTTCGGCGACAATCCAAATCAAATTTCGCAATCTTCCGTTTGGGGTAACGTAGCCGCCCGCGCCGAACTGAACGAGCGCGCCGATTTCATCAAGAAAACATATTTGCACCTGCTGGGCGCCGTGCTGGCTTTCTGCGCGCTGGAGTTTGCTTATTTTCACATCAATACGGGACAAGCGGGACAAGATAGCACCCTGGCTGAAAGTCTGGCGGGAATGATGATGGGCAACGGCCGCGGTGGGTGGCTCATCGTGTTGTTGTTGTTCATGGGCGTGGCCTGGTTGGCGAATTACTGGGCCATGTCGTCGACCTCGGTCGGAATGCAATATGCCGGGCTGGGCCTGTACGTGGTTGCGGAATCGATCATTTTCGCACCGCTATTATTTATTGCGTCGACGCCCCAATTCGGCGGCGCCAATGTCATTCCCACGGCCGGGTTGATTACATTAATCATGTTTGCCGGCCTGACGGTGGCCGTGTTTGCCACGGGGCACGATTTCTCCTTCCTGCGCACGGCATTGTTTGTGGGCGGATTTGCCGCGCTGGGTTTTATTGCTTGCGGCGCTTTGTTCGGGTTTAACATGGGCAACTTGTTTACCGTCGCCATGATTGTGCTGGCCAGCGGTTACATTTTGTACGACACGTCCAACGTGCTGTATCATTATCGCATTGGGCAACACGTGGCCGCTTCGCTGGCACTGTTTGCCTCGGTAGCGCTGCTGTTCTGGTACATTTTACGGCTGGTGATGTCGATGCAGCGGCGTTAG
- a CDS encoding SDR family oxidoreductase — protein MSTIGEGKNRHIMVSGGSRGLGQALVEDLLAAGYNVSTFSRKPSKFTDAQASNNNFFFSTADVADGATLPAFVEAAEGRFGIPYGLVNCAGVAIDGVLATTPEEKIQRVVQINLIGALSLTRAVVRRMLLGTGGGSIVNISSIIGLRGYSGLSAYAATKGGLDAMTRSLARELGERQIRVNSVAPGYVETEMTHGLSQEQLDRITRRTPLGRLAQPTDVAGAVRFLLSDQAQFITGQTLAVDGGITV, from the coding sequence GTGAGCACCATCGGCGAAGGAAAAAATCGGCACATCATGGTCAGCGGCGGCAGTCGCGGACTGGGGCAAGCCTTGGTCGAAGATTTGCTCGCGGCCGGCTACAATGTCAGCACGTTCAGCCGCAAACCATCCAAGTTCACCGATGCGCAAGCGTCAAATAACAACTTCTTTTTTTCCACGGCCGACGTGGCCGATGGCGCTACGCTGCCGGCTTTTGTAGAAGCCGCGGAAGGCCGATTCGGCATTCCTTACGGGCTGGTCAACTGCGCCGGAGTGGCCATCGACGGCGTGTTGGCCACAACGCCAGAAGAGAAAATCCAGCGCGTGGTGCAAATTAACTTGATCGGCGCGCTGTCGCTGACCCGAGCGGTCGTCCGGCGGATGCTGCTAGGGACCGGCGGCGGTTCGATTGTAAATATTTCGTCGATTATCGGCCTGCGGGGTTACAGCGGGCTGTCGGCTTATGCAGCGACGAAGGGGGGCTTGGACGCCATGACCCGCTCGCTGGCCCGGGAATTGGGGGAGCGGCAAATTCGAGTGAATTCCGTCGCGCCGGGCTATGTGGAAACGGAAATGACGCACGGCCTGAGCCAGGAACAGCTCGATCGAATTACCCGCCGCACGCCGCTGGGTCGCTTAGCGCAGCCCACCGACGTGGCCGGCGCCGTGCGATTCTTGCTTTCGGATCAGGCGCAGTTCATCACGGGCCAAACACTGGCCGTCGATGGCGGCATTACCGTCTGA
- a CDS encoding class I adenylate-forming enzyme family protein produces the protein MASTHLPSLRTALFAQRISPALKAQAAIVTGDARWTWEDLKSLTTQASQEFSALRGARIGLVHRGDGLSWAALTALDELRADVFLLNPALATEAQRQLVQEFRWAAIISGFDSQPFENAAAGSGESSVIILTSGTSGRPKAVRHNWASLSRPVRLAAAAEPPVWLQSYLPNLYAGIQVSLQCLLNGGTLVSPHPDADVDEIIDMLLRERVEFASATPSYWRRLLLFGDTGKLQSAPLKQITLGGEAIDQHVLDLLRATLPNTRIVHIYATSELGRCFSVTDGKAGFPAGWVGSTTADGVELKIEDDELLVRSPNAMLGYDRPSDDRHGDDKPSDDRSRPASAGRNEWIATGDLVRRSGDRYVFVGRRSDVINVGGNKVYPQEVEPVLRAVPGVADVRVYARQSSLVGQLVAAQIVPARLEEAEAVKAKVMEAALEKLAPHQRPRVIELVERIELSAAGKVVRTAT, from the coding sequence ATGGCATCAACCCATTTACCGTCGCTCCGGACAGCGCTATTTGCCCAACGGATTTCCCCGGCGCTGAAAGCACAGGCCGCTATCGTCACCGGCGACGCGCGCTGGACCTGGGAAGATTTGAAGTCCTTAACCACTCAAGCCTCGCAGGAATTTTCCGCCTTGCGCGGCGCGCGTATCGGGCTGGTGCACCGTGGAGATGGGCTCAGTTGGGCCGCGTTGACGGCGCTGGATGAGCTACGGGCGGACGTATTTTTGCTGAACCCGGCGCTGGCAACCGAAGCGCAGCGTCAGCTCGTCCAGGAATTTCGCTGGGCGGCAATTATTTCTGGCTTCGATAGCCAACCGTTTGAAAACGCGGCCGCCGGCAGCGGGGAAAGTTCCGTTATCATTCTCACTTCAGGCACGTCAGGACGCCCCAAAGCCGTGCGACACAACTGGGCCAGCTTAAGCCGGCCCGTGCGATTGGCCGCCGCCGCGGAGCCGCCCGTCTGGCTGCAATCGTATTTGCCGAATTTGTACGCCGGCATTCAAGTGTCGCTGCAATGCTTATTGAACGGCGGAACGTTGGTGTCTCCTCATCCGGATGCCGATGTGGACGAAATTATCGACATGCTGCTGCGCGAGCGTGTGGAATTTGCCTCGGCCACGCCGTCGTATTGGCGGCGGTTGCTGTTGTTCGGCGATACAGGCAAGCTGCAATCGGCGCCGCTAAAGCAAATTACGCTGGGCGGCGAAGCCATCGACCAGCACGTGCTCGACCTGCTCAGGGCTACGCTGCCCAACACGCGGATTGTCCACATTTATGCCACGTCCGAATTGGGCCGCTGCTTTTCCGTAACCGACGGCAAGGCAGGATTTCCTGCCGGGTGGGTTGGTTCGACAACCGCCGACGGCGTGGAGCTGAAAATCGAAGACGACGAGCTGCTGGTCCGATCGCCCAACGCCATGCTAGGCTATGATAGGCCCAGCGATGATAGACACGGCGACGATAAGCCCAGCGATGATCGTTCGCGGCCTGCAAGCGCAGGGCGAAACGAGTGGATTGCCACGGGCGATTTGGTGCGGCGCAGCGGCGATCGCTATGTGTTTGTCGGGCGGCGGAGCGATGTCATTAACGTTGGCGGAAACAAGGTTTATCCGCAAGAAGTGGAGCCTGTGTTGCGGGCGGTTCCCGGCGTGGCCGACGTGCGAGTGTATGCCCGGCAATCGTCGCTGGTAGGACAGTTGGTCGCGGCCCAAATTGTGCCGGCCAGGCTGGAAGAAGCGGAAGCGGTGAAGGCCAAAGTAATGGAAGCGGCCCTCGAAAAGCTAGCGCCGCATCAACGGCCGCGCGTGATTGAACTGGTGGAGCGAATCGAACTTTCGGCCGCAGGAAAAGTTGTGCGCACCGCAACGTGA
- a CDS encoding DUF309 domain-containing protein — MVEHPADDESNYHPLYLEGIAHFNACDFFESHESWEELWTDYRGPSRKFFQGLIQAAVALFHFGNGNIRGAKKLYHSTCGYLNPYRPKHIGLDLETFLGQFQQCFAEVAVCNAEEFPKIDLNPELIPEIHLNPPPA, encoded by the coding sequence ATGGTCGAGCATCCGGCCGACGACGAAAGCAATTACCATCCATTATACTTGGAGGGCATTGCGCACTTCAACGCGTGCGATTTCTTCGAGAGCCACGAATCTTGGGAGGAGTTGTGGACCGATTATCGCGGTCCGTCGCGCAAATTTTTTCAGGGGTTAATTCAGGCGGCGGTGGCCCTGTTCCATTTTGGCAACGGCAACATCCGCGGCGCAAAGAAACTGTATCACAGCACGTGCGGATACTTGAATCCCTACCGGCCGAAGCACATCGGGCTGGATTTGGAAACATTTTTGGGCCAATTCCAGCAGTGCTTCGCGGAAGTAGCTGTGTGCAACGCGGAGGAGTTTCCAAAGATTGACTTGAACCCGGAATTGATTCCGGAAATTCACTTGAACCCACCGCCGGCATAG